Genomic segment of Apium graveolens cultivar Ventura chromosome 7, ASM990537v1, whole genome shotgun sequence:
AACTATCGTAGaagaggggggttgaatacgatacctacaatttCTTTCAATTCATTTTAAGTTCTTCATCCAATGTACGGAATCGAGAAATGCATAAAAAATttcgaggaatatattattttattaatataaacccTGAGATTACTACACTCTAATCGGCTAAGATTGGATACAATAGATTTAGCATCGTAACAGTGCAAATACAAGCTTTTTAAAATAAATGGCCTTGAATGAGCTTTCGTATTTGTTGCAGTTGGTTGTTGGAGAAGATAATGAGAAGAGTTAATCATTATGTTTCTTTAGTGTAGAATTTTTACCGTCTCAATTACGTGGCTTCATTACAGCTAAGTTAATTGTCGTGGTACTGTAACAATGAAGTAATCCTAAAGCAAGTACTAGCGCCACGAATGAACACTATCACTTCTTCTTGCGCCTATGGTAAAAGCTATAAGACTTGGAGAAGTTCATATTACTTGCACCTAGAGGGTGAAGAGCATTCTTGTGCCCAGAGTGGACAAAGGTCTCCTTGCGCCTAGGGAGAAGAATCTTCTTGTGCCTAGAGGGATAAAATTCATCCcttagaaaattattttatgTTGTTCCAAGAAGGAGATGCTTATGTTGTGCCAAGAGGGAAACACAGTTCATGTCTTAGAAGCTTTCTTCAATTGCTCCAAGGGGGGAAGGATTCTTTACTAGAGTATTTTCTTCCTTGTTACGCCTAGAGTATTATTTTCCATACTTGAAAACTTTTTCTAGTGTTCTTCAATAAAGCTCAAATCTTTCCCATTTTTGATTCACTCTTTTCTGTATCAACCTGATTTCTTCTGAATGAGTAAGTTAATCATTTTCTGATATGCTGACGCTTAGTGAACTGGTTTGGTTTGCAAACGACTAACACTGAATTGGATTCTCTCAAATTTCTTACAATTCCGAGCTGACAAAGCTTGTAGGTCATTCATTACTTCAAACATTGAAACCCTTGATCTACAATACTGAAACCAATACATTTCATTGCCGCTTAGTCCTTTGTTCTTTGTATTCTTCATGAAGtcttgaacatgttaatgaacttctttccatGACCTGTTACGGACTTAGTTCATTAATTCcatgttttatttttttatatttatccAGTCTTCATCTTTTGGGTTCATGTGCTTCACATTTAATATTATCTATTTGTTTCATGTTGAGTATATTTCCTTGACTgtatattaatttatattatgctttacaatctccccctatttgtttgttacaGTTCGACAAGAAAACCTCtaaaggataactcaactgacaaTAAGAAAAAGTACGTACTGAAAATAGAAAATAACATTAAATGCATTCTAGATCACATATACAATTCCATATTTCTTAATTACAAGTACAAAGataagaagtgttcctctagtctgaacaaATAAATTATGTCTTCTTGGTCTTTAACGTCTTCAGCTTATTTCCTTGACTATCTTGTCCTTCTTGAGTAGATTCAGTCTGAAATGACTTTTTTGGTAGCTTTCTTTTTTGTCTCTGAGGCTTGTGCTGAGTCATGATgagatttaaaatataaaataaatatttaataataatactAATATTGAATATCATATGCTATCACTACCACATAAATGGTATTCAGCAACATccaaaaaaatgttaaaaatgaTGAAAAATGTAGCCATAAGTCGTAAGGCAACACTTTTATCAATTTTGAGGGTGTTGGAAATTTGCATGTGGCCTTAGATATTATGTCAACACATTTTAGAAAACTATGCCAACATCCGTCTTATATTGCCTTAGGGTTCTATGACAACAGTTTTTACTCAATAACAACACTAGCCCTGGTGTTGGCTTTAACTATATGGCAACACCCTCTAGTCAATAGCGACACAATGTTGATGTTGTCATAATTCTTATTACAACATCTTTCTCCCTCTATAGCAATACCAGTTGAATAACATTTTTCATTTTTGCCAACACCTTATCATGTTATAGCAAcacaaattaatttattttttccAACAACTTATCAGACTAAGGAAATATTTTTTATGGCAATTTTTGAGCAACTTGTTATCTAATAAAACATTccaatattaattaaattaatccaAATAGTAAACACACAAGATGCAACTCAATCAACTTAAAGAACTTTCACTATAATTACTTGAAGAAAGAACTTCCAAGTCACAGCAACATAAAATTTAAGTCATACTAATTCTAACTATTCCGACCTAAACTTCTATTTAAATAAAATTACATGCATTAGAAACCAACTTTTACAATTGATCTCTAGTTGCTAAAAAGTCCACCAAAGTTTTGGAGGAAGATCACCAATTGAATTGGACAAAGATTACGCACACGATAAGCTCATACTCTTGCTTGAACGCGAACAAGAGCCTGCATTCATCAAAAGGTCACAGCAGCTTGCTTTCTCACTTGGCTATGAATTTTTCATAGCCACTGACCAGGCCTAAAGGGCAAACAAAGAGGTTCAAATTATAAAATTGGataaaaataattgtaataaaattatgaaacaaACCATCACATTAacagaaaaaataaaaataacagaCAACATCATACACAAATGGAGGAGCGTGCATCAGCGGCCAGCAATAGTTAAATATTATTCTACAGTTTAGGAAATCTCATATCTAGTTCGTAACAAAACCAAAACTACAATATATAAATGGACTATAATACTATATTATATACCTGTTTTGTCGACATATTAAAGTTACCATGTCTTATTGCTTGTGCTGATTTTAAAATCGAACTTAACTGTTTGAGTAAACATCCATTAACATGCCACCATCACTTTTGAAATGACAAAACTAACAATTGCATTATGGCTTATCAAAACATGGAACAAACGGGCTCAAAAAAGAACAATTTCACTACGTTAGTCAAAACAACCAGTATCCTACTCAGATTTTTATATAAACACCATTGACAATATCAGAATCAAGAATTCACCACCAACTCATAGTAcaataaaatagaattaaaaaaCAAGATATCAACTCATCTTTCATCAACCTAAATTGAAGTTCAATTTTAAACCAAACATACAGTGATTACACTTGACAGTTTATGTATTTAAAAACAAACTTGTGTACATATGTACAACACAGTAAAGTTTGAATCTTTAAAATATTAAGGAGAAGCTCTAATTACAGTAGCAACAGGCTCTAATTACAGTAGAACAAACTGTTGGTTCTTTGTgttcaagaaaagcttaaaaagTTCATTCTCAAGTTCTTCACAAGGGAAGTTACTAGGATTTATATGAGCATTTGGTGATGAATTCCTGCACGTCCATGCTTTACTCTCTTTATAGTAATGCAAGAGCTGGAAAAACACATCACAAGGGAATAAACTTGTATCCAGAAAACATAGAATATGACCTTTTATCCTATCTATGAGGACAATATCTGAGTAGAAAATGACAAGGGAATAATTTATAGATTAAACTAATAATCTAATCTACACCAACAAATTATACAGTCATGCCATGAGGGAAATGCAAACTCATGCATCACTTGTGCAAATATTAGTAACAGGTCTCCTTTCACATCAAAGTTTAAATATTACTAAAAAGATTAGAGTATAAAGAAGAACAGAGCCCTTTACCGTTCAGGAAGCTGGACCTTAAAAAAATGCAAAGTAGATTTCTAATTCTTTAAATGAATCTAGACAAGAACCAACACACAAAAACATAAAAAGCGTGGCAGAAGAGCAGAAACTTAAGTGATCTTGCTTGTGATCTGAAGTTTCTGAACTGCTGCAAGTTATATAAACTTCTAAATTGAGTGTAGTAGAAAGGATTTGATTGTTGAATCCTCAGTCCTAAAATAGGAAACTAAGGACAAGCCTATATATGAATAATATAAGTATATCGAATACCGAAATAAAAATCTAGAGTTACACCAACCTGACTGTTTTTGGAGACCCAGTACATATCTCCATCAAAGTCTCTGTTCGCAATCTCACTTGCAATTGACAGTAGAAATAATAGTATAAATGAGAGTACTTATATCCATACATCAGCCAAAATCTCCATTATTGTTGCACTGATGTTTATATTAGGCAAGCTCCCATCTGGAAGTGGTTCAAGCGAACTCTTCAGAACAGCTAAAATTCCATGATCTAAAAATTCATGTGGAAGCTGCTTCCTTCAGCTCAGTAAATACAATTGGATAAGAATAGAAATATAACATTATTAAGCAACTGAGAAAGAAACAAGATAGCTAGCTTACTTTGACAGGACTTCGGTAAGATATGACAGTTTCATAAGTTTGTTAAGAGCAGGTTTTGACTCTAAATTCAGTAGCGCATCCTCTTCTGCTACAAACTCAAGCTCAGCTATGACCTCCTCAACTAGCAATGCAATTTCTACAGCAGTTTTCTCgcatttctttttctttttaccTTTATTAAAGAGATTAGTGATTTCATCAATCTCTTTTCCTGtcatcaaaataaataaaacgtAAAAGAAGGAAGCTAAATATCCTGCAGatctaaaaaataattttctttttcGAAAGACATCATCCAACCTCCCCGACATACTAGGCAATTTATACATATTCATTTGCTAAACTGAACAAGAAATGAATCTCGTGTCTATTTCAAAAGTACGAAACAAAAATAACATAGCACTAATACTAATGATAAATAATCTAACACTTTTACCTAGAATTTAGATTTCTATCTAAATGCATACCAACCTCTTTCCGTTGCTTTGAATTACCAGTGTATTCCCATCTTCAATAGTGATCTACAACCAAAAATTAAAAGCAGTTTAACGACTGAAATATTCCTGTTTTAGTGAATTTTTAAAATATGCCACTTTAAGCAAccaaataattgattaaaatgaTAATATTAGTGCAATAGGGTACAATTCCAACATATACTATAGTAAAAACTTAATCTGGCAGAaccttaataaataaataacatcAATAAATATATACTCCCTTTTTTCTCATAAAAGGGAATTAAGAGACTAATGAATGTAATTTAAACCTGGTTAAATGaaaaattcaataaaataatTAACAAACATTTCTTGAATGTATTTCAGGATGGGGGAAAATTAAAAATAACCTGAATGTCGGATTTGGACAGGCCAGGGACATCCATGTGGAAAATGTAGTGATCAAAGGTCTCAAGAATGTCGACAGGTATTGAATTCAAGGCAACCCTGGAATCACGAGACCTTGATGGGGAAATAAGTTTGTCAACTACTTCAGGTAAATTGAGGAGTTGGATCAAAGCAACAGTTGCAACATCACCATTCGTATACCCTGCCATCTTTCTTAGCTCGAGGCGTAAGTTTAAGACGAAATCAACATAAATTAGATCAATAGCACCTGAAAGAGATGGGGAAAAATTACAACAgatacatatataaaaaaatatatatggtATAAACCCCCCCAAACTGTAAAAAATATATAAACAGGGCACACATATAAAACCCCCAAAAAATAATTAGGGTTTGAAAACcccaaaatcaacaaattaaAACCCCCAAAAATTAGGATTTGTAAACAAATTATAAAGAACGACCAAAATTAGGGTTTGGAAACACCAAATTATCAAATTAGGAATCAAGTTTGTACCTATAATTTGACCAGGGTAAGTGGAGCTTTGAAATGAGATGAGTAATTGAGAGGAGTTTTTAAATGAGATGAGTGGCAGCAACAAGAGCGGCGGCGAGGAGCAGATTGAGCGGCGGCTGTGTGGAGAGACTGAAATGAGCTTGTGTTTTGTGTTGTGTGTTTTGACTTTTGTCAGATTTTCTATTTTTATTTGTGCAGGATATCAATTTTAGTTTTAGCGGGATTTTTCCCCCgcttcatttttttaatttttttcacaTATATCTAAGCCAACATCGTCGATAACGATGTTCGATGTTGGAATAACAAATTTAAGGCAacatttatagaattatttgGTTATGATGTTGCCATACATCATATTTTTTAATTTCATGTCACATTAGCCAACGTTTTATTTAGCAACACCATTTTTGAATGTTGGTAATGACCATTTATGTGGTATTAAATTCTAATCTTTAATAACCGAGTAAGTTTTCCTAAATTAAATTACTCTTATTTCTCCCCGAAAATTTACTCGATTGATTCATTCATCTCACAATCTCATGTAGTTTATTTTTTATGTAACTAATTTTAGCAGATCacgaatttatatataatttacaTGTTGTAGGTATTAACTTTCTAATTACTAAGTagtaaatattaattattatgtataaagtaattattaaaaaatatgcaTAAATCACTTAAAGAACAAATATGAACTAATGatatatgatattatttttgtaaattttattaaAGACTAATGAAATTTaaacataattattattatttaattaaataaattgtCTACGATTAATATTCTGATTAATCAATCCGACTAATCATAGATTATCCTATTAATCACTGAAAGGTAATTCCACCGAATAATGCCGATTTCTGAATTTTAGAATACTGATTTATCGCCTTAAATTCTTAAAAAATATAGTTCCCAAAATTcttcatatttaattatttttcttaaCTAATGAGTTCGAGATTTTTAATAATGATGTTTCAAACCAAATCCATTAAATTATCGCTCAAAAACatataaatttaataatatatagatatattatatctataatattattaaaaatcaataacttaattaatattaaaatttaatattataaatttagGAAAAAATGCGAGAAAAATGTTCAAGATACCGACATTTTTGTAACAACGGTCTAAAATATTTATATGCGCGGGTGATGATCCAAAATACCGACATGACATGACACAAGATATACATTCTACTCACATAATACGCATATTATAAATGCGTACTTTTACTCGGTTTTTGGTTAAAGTTTTGCAAAGAATATCCATCTTGTTAGTAAAAATGTACAAAAAGCTCATCGGGCCTGGCTGTATTCAGGCTTTAAAATGCCCGGTTTTTTTTAAAATGGATCGAACgagtttttttaaaaatcgggtcGGGCCAGGCTTACTCAAAAATATAAGCCAC
This window contains:
- the LOC141672662 gene encoding 17.4 kDa class III heat shock protein-like; translated protein: MAGYTNGDVATVALIQLLNLPEVVDKLISPSRSRDSRVALNSIPVDILETFDHYIFHMDVPGLSKSDIQITIEDGNTLVIQSNGKRKRD